The bacterium genomic sequence CACCATCGGCGTGTGGGGAGGGCTGCTTACGCTCAGCGGCACGTATGATCAACTGGCCGCGTACGTGGTTTTTGGTTCGTGGTTTTTTTACGCCATGGCGGCGATCAGCGTGATTGCGTTGCGCCACAAGCTGCCGGACGCGCCGCGGCCCTACCGGGCGTGGGGCTATCCCCTCGTAACCTTGTTGTACACGCTGTTTGTCGGCTGGTTTTTGTACAACACGTTGCTCAACGATCCGCGCGATGCCTTGATCGGCATCGGATTGCTGGTTCTGGGATTGCCGTTCTACTATTACTGGACGCGGCAACGGTGACCCCATTGCGAAGCTGAAAGCCGGAGAGTGCAAGATATATGGGTGGCGGCCTGGCCGCAGATTGGCAGAAAAGACCCGCTCAAACAGACAGGCCAACGGATCAAGCGATCCGTTGGCCTGTCTGTTTTTCGCCCCCGCCCCGGCGCATTGCGCTCGCTGAGCCTGATGGCTTGCCTGCCGCCCGCCCAGCGAGGCGGCGCGAGCATCAATTCCCGCTCGCCTCGGGAATCGTCGCGATCGCCAGCTTCTTTACGCCGGCCTGCTTGGCAATATCCATCACCTTCACCACTTTGCCGTGCGGCACGTTTTCATCGGCGAACAGATGCAGCGTTGTCTGCGCAAGCTGGCTGGCTGCCGGTTGCAGCGCCGCAGGCAGGGTTTCCAGGGTCAGCTCCTGTTCATTCAAACGAATTCTGCCGTCTTTGAAGATGTAAAGGATGTAGGATTCCACCTGGGTGACGTCCGCGCTTTTGGCGCTGGGCAGATCCAGCTTCATGCCCGGCTGCTCGATGAAGGTCGAGCTGATGAAGAAGAACATCAGCAGCATGAATACGACATCGATCAACGAGGTGATGTTGATGAACACGCGCCGGCCCGAACGCGCGCGTGTGGACGCGGCAAAGGAGAATTTGCTGTCGTAGAATTGCATAGGCACCTATGAATCAAGCAGCGGCTGCCTGGCCCGCACGCGGTGGGTCGCCGGCGGGCGTGAAGGCGCGGATTTTGAGCAGGAGCGCCGAAGTCTGGTCTTCGATATCCAACACCAAATCTTCCGCGCGCTTGGTGAAGTAATTGTAAACGGCCAGGGCCGGAATGCCGATCGCCAAACCCACGATGGTGGTGATCAACGCCTCCGAAATGCCGCCCGCCAATGCCGCCGCCTGGCCCACGCCCATCTGGCTGATCACCTTGAAGATCTTCAGAATGCCGAGCACGGTGCCGAACAGCCCGAGCAACGGCGAAATCGCGGCGACCGTTTCCAGGGCCACCAGGCCGCGCTCGAGCGCGCGGACTTCCTGGCGGCCGCGATCAATGATGATCTCCTTCATCTGCTCATGGGGCAGGCTGCGATGCTCCAGCGCGGTGCGAATGATGTTGGACAGCGGCCCGTTGTGCTTCTGGCAGACCGACAAGACCAGGTCCACGTCCTGCGGCGAAGAAATGCTCTCGATCACCGACACCACTTCGGGCGTGAGAACCTTCCGGCGCCGCAGGCTCAGGAGTTTTTCGATGATCACCGCCACGCCGACCAGGGAACACAGGCCGAGCGGGAACATGGTGATGCCGCCTTGCTGCAGAAAATGCCAAACCGTTTGCATAGTTCCTTTCCAGGTGGAGGCCATCACGGCCGGATGACGGTGTATTCGAAATGCGCCGTGATCTCGAGATAAGGCTCGGGAAAATTCTCCGGCAGCTTGCGGAAGGGCGCGGAAAGCTGCACCGCGCGCACGCTCGTTTTCATCAGCGACTCGTGGCCGTTGAAGTTGAGCACCTCCAGCGTTTGCAGCGTGCCGTCCGGATAAATGCGGAAGCGCAATTGCGTCTTGCCGCTGATCAAGCCCATGTGGGTGAAAGCCGGCGGCGGAAAGATATTCTCATAGATGCGCCGCCGCAGCCACAACAGATAGGGCGCAAATTCCCACTCATAAGTGTTGAGGGAAAAATCGCCGAGCGCCTGCGCGCGTGTGGCTTGCTGGTCATGTCCGGGTGAAACTTCGCTCTCGGCAGCCGGAGAGTGAGGCGCATTCTTGCCGGTCAGCATTTCCCGGCGAAAACTGGCAGCGCCGAAGTAAAAGGGTTGTTCAGAGGGAGTCGCGGCACTGGCTTCGGCAGCATTGCCTCCCGCGGGTTCGGGCGGTGACGCCGTTTGCCGCGGCGGAGAAGCGGGACGCTGCGATTGCAGCAAGCCTTTGGAATATGCTTCGCCCAGCGGCAGGTTTTCCGGCGCCTCTGGATTTTGGGCCTCGGCATTCTTGTCGGAGGCGAACTTGGGCTCGTCCGCCGGTTGTTCACGCCGCGCTGACTCCGGCGCTTCCACCACTTCCCGCGGCCGGTCTTCATCAAAAGTCAATTCGATGACTGCGGGCACCGAGCTGACCCTTTGCGCTGCCGCCAGAATCCACCCGGCAGCCGCGGCCCAGCTCGTGAGCAGAAACGCGATGAGATGAATGAGCAGAGAAGCGGCCAGCGCCCATTGCACCGGTTTGTTGCGAAAAGATGTGGACAGGGCTTGCACAGGGTTTTCAGCAGAGCGTGGGAAACCAGCAGAGATTTGCGCTGAGTTTTGTCTTCGCGGCAGGCCGCGGGCGATGCCGGTGCTGCGGGATGACAAAACCTCACAGCGTTAGACGATCCAAATCGCCGGCAAGTTTGACCTCGCCGGAAAAGAATTCCCGGCATTGCGCCACCACCGGCGCTGCGAGGCTCTCCGGATACAAATGCGACAGCAGCACCCGCCGGCAATTGGCAGCCCGTGCGATTTCTCCAACTTCGCCGGCCGTCAAATGATTCGCCAGGCCCTGGCCGTTGGGAAACGAACACTCGGCGATCAACACCTCCGCCTCGGCGGCCAACTTTGCGATTTCTGGACAGGGGCCGGTATCGCCGGTGTAGGCCAGCACTGCACTGCCGGCTTGCAGACGGTAGCCGTTGGCCGGCACGCCGTGATTCATCGGCAAAGTGTGCACCTGCCAGGGGCCGGCTTGAAACGTTTGGGCCGACACCTCCTGCACGTGAATGGGAACGACAATGTTGTCAATCCACTTGCCGTAAAGAACCGCCAAGCCTTCGTAGAAATTCCGGAGGCCGGGCGGGCCATACAAGTGCAGCGGCCGATCCTGCCGCTGTTTGCCTTCGCCGTGCAACGCCCACAGCAGCGGCGGCAGATCGGCGATGTGATCGAGGTGAAGATGGGTGATCAAAATCGCATCGACCGCGATCAGCGGCAAGCCGGCCTCCAATCCACGGCGAATCACGCCGTCGCCGCAATCCAACAGCAGGAGGTGATCATCGCACCTCAGGGCATAGCCCGCCATGCTGCGCTCGGGCAGCAACACCCGCGTGCCTGAGCCCAACACCGTGAGCGTGATCGTGTGCGCGATTTCGGGCGGGGCGGATTCTGCCAGCGTTGCGGCCATGGCTCAGCCCACCGGGTGCGGCTTCACTTCGGCCACCAGCCAGCGCAGATAGTCTTCCGCGCCCGCGACGATGGGCAGGGCGATGATCTCCGGCACTTGGTAGGAATGATGTGCCTGCACGGTGGCGATCAATTCCTGCAGCAGCGGCCGCGTGGTCTTGATGATCAACAGCACCTCTTCCTGCTCGTCGATTTTGCCCTGCCACCAGAAGAACGAACGAATGCCGGGCAAGACATTGACGCAGGCTGCGAGCCGCTGTCCGACGATCAAGTTTGCGAGCTTTGCGCCTTCTTCGGCATTGGCGGCAGTGACCAGCACCACCAGCTTGTCGTTGAGATTTTCCATTGCCATCTTTCAGCACGCCGTGTCCTGCTGACCCTTCGGCTCTTCTACGAATGATCACTCGCAGGAAAGAAGAATCTTATTGAAGGCGGTCGCCGGTTCGGGGCGAGACCCGCGGTCTCGCGGGGTGAGGCGTCAGCGTATCCAGCTCGCCGGCAGGAACCGCCGCGTGAAATGCCACATGGTGAAGCATTCCACGGCAAAGGCCATGAAGCCGAGATAGCCGTAGAGCGGCATCTCGAAAAGCTTCGGTTTGTTGAAATAGGGCACCGTGTAGACCCATTTCGCGCCGGCCCAAAAATTCCAGAATTCCCAGAGAAAACCGCAAATCAATCCGGCGGCAAACAGCGTCAACAAGGTGCTCAATGAGCGCTGTTCCAGCTCGCGCAACAGCGAAGGCAGGCCCATGCGATAATTCAGCGGATCGAGCAGGAAGATGAAGCCGATCCACACCAAGACAAACAGGTAGCGGGCCGTTGTCGCCGGCAGAATCAATGGCACCGTGCAGCAGAGAAATCCGAGAATGACGAACAGGCGCAGCACACTGGCCGGCAGAACCAGGGGCGTGGCGGTTGCGCCTTTCAATTTCGCCTCGCGAAACAGCCCGTGTGCCTGCAGCAGGTCGTGGGTCATCAAAATGCCGGGATAGATCGTGGCAAACGACCAGATGAAACCAATGAAGCGAAGGGTGAGATTCTCGGGAAGATTCACATAGGCCCAGTTGCGCAGGTGCAGGTTGTAGCCTTCGAACATGAACCAGTAAATCACCGAAAAGAAGGCCATCGCCCCGAATTCGCGGGCATGAGCGAAGATGAAGGACTCGCCCCGCTGTTTGAGCAGCAGCGCGTCGAGCAACAGGAGATAGCCCGTCCATTGCACCGGCGTGAACCAAACCCACACCGGGTTGACTTTGGCAAACATGAGGATTTGGCCGGCAAGCATGATGGCGAGGCCCAGCAGACCGTGCCAGGGAAGCGGCAAGCGCCGCGTGCGCGTCAAGGTATGGGCGCCGACCGAAGGAGGGGGCATGGCAGCCTAGTTCAGGAATTCGGGTGAGCGGGACATGCGCTCGGATATGATGCGGTTGAAGCGGCTGCGATAGATCATCTCAAAAACCGCTTCCTTGTCCGGAAAAAGCATGAGGGCAAAGCGTTTGGTCAGATGGATCAACCGGCAGGCTTGCACCACGGAAACCGAGGGGCTCGCCAGCAACAGGCAAATCAAATCCGCCACCCGGGAAAGCTGCCAAGCTTTCTGGCGTTCTTCCTGCACGGCGCGATCGCCGGCATGGGGTTGATTCGGTTTTCGGGCATCGGTCATGATGAAGCCACCTTGTTTGCGATTTCCACAACGGCCAGCGAAGTATAAAGTTTGCTTGCAAGAAAGGCAAGAGATTCTTTACTTGGAACGGGCCTGCCTGCCGGCCGGTATAACAGGGCGATTGTGGAAACGAATGGTTGGTGCCTGGATTGGAATGCCTATGCGCTCACTCGCGATGAAAGGGATTGTCTGCCTGGCGGCCATGTTGCTCCCGCTACTGCTGCGCGCGCAAACCATGCCGCCGCTCTTGCCTGGCGCGGCCCACCCCCATCTTGATTCGCTCAACCTCTCTTCCGCTCTACCGGATTCCAACGAGGCCATCGCCGTGCGCGCGGATTCTTCTGCCGCTGCTGTCTTGCGTGGTGAAACGCCGGAAGCGCGCTTGCTGCGGCTGCGCCGGCAGGCATTCGTCGAGCAGATGCTGGCGCATGCCTCTTTGGGCGTCATGGATTCGACGTTGGCTTTCCGGCTGGCCGCCTACGTGCCGGTGATCGGATTGACCGCAGAAGAGCTTGCCCGCCTACAGCCGCAGCGTGACCCAATCGCTGAAGCCGTGCGCCGCGATCAACTCGGCGTGCCTTCACTGTTCAATCTCGGCGAAGCGTTGGGCAAAGGCGTGAAATATCTCGCCAACAAAACCGGCTTGGCGCGATCGCAACCCAATCTCTGGACGGCAATTCCTTCGGCTGCCGAGGTCAGTGTCATGAAAGTGCTGTGGCAGGAGGGCAAGGCCACGCCGGCGGCGATCTATGCCCGGGTCGACAGTCTGGCATTGACGGTGAAGGATCTTGAAGTGCTGCTGGAGAACCTGCGGGCGCGCGGTTGGCTCACGCGCGCGCAGGTTTCGCCGCAAAATGAATTCACCGCCTTCGGCATCGTGAAGTTCGAAATGAGCCGCAAGAACGCCAAGAACCGCGAATTTCTCTACCAGCCGGTGATTCACCGCGAGGACATGCTGGCCTATCTCGATGCTTCGGCCTATTCGCGGCAAGTGCGCCACGCGTACGGTGATGATCTCGTGGTGGCGCATTTGCGCCAACTGATGACAATCCTGGCAACTGAAGGAACGGCAGGCAAAAACTGAAGGATCGAGGCCGCGCCCGCCGGCGTCATTTCTCCCGCCGCATGACGCAGGCGGGCTGGTCTCGATCCCACTCAGTTCAGAAAAGGAAGGCCGTGGTCAGGGCCACGCTGCGGATGGGTTCGAGATTGCTTTCGACTTGCGTGTAGTAATAGTCAAACGCGTTGTAGACGTTGAGCGTGATTTCCGCCGGCGCCAGGCGCACGCCCGCGCTGAAGTTCGTGACCCGCTGCGCGACGTTGGGCTGGTCGGGAAAAACGCAGAATTGCACCCGGCTGACGTAGCGCGAATCGACGCCCAGGAAGTAGCGGCCAAGCGTGAGGGTCGCGTTGCCGGTGAGCAGGTGACGCGGCCGGTAGCACAGCGGTTCATCGGAAGATTCGGTCACGCCGGTCACATCGTTGCGGCGTTCCAACTGCCGCGCGTCGAGATAAGTGTAGCTTCCTCCCAAAGACAGCCGCCGGTTCCAGAAGGAAGTATTGAAATCCAGTTCCGCGCCGCGGATGCGCGCCCGGTTGAAGTTTTGAAACTGGATGACATTTTGATTGCGCTTGGTCACGAAGCGGCCTTCGATCAAATCCTCATAATCACTCCAGAACACGGCAGGATTGATGAAGACGTTGCTGAGCACGAATTGCCCGCCGATCTCATGCGACCAGCCGATTTCCGAGCTGAGATTGGGATTGGGAATCACCACAAAGCCGCTGGCTTTGGTCAGCGTGAAAAGCTCGGCCATGGTGGCGGCGCGAAAACCGCGGCCGGAAGACAGGCGCAGCGACGCCGAAGGCGAAACGACATAGACCAGCCCGAAGCGCGGGTTGAGATGATACTCCCGCAGGCCCGTGTCCACCCAGTGATAATCAAAGCGCAAACTGCCGGTCAGCGTGAGTGCCGTCGTCGCTTTCCATTCATGCTGCAAGTAGGCGGAAAAATCGCGGCCGTCGTGCGTGCCGAACAGCGTGGAGTTGATGCTGTTCAACGTTCCCGACATGCCCACCGTGGAGGAATGCACGGGATTCAACTCGATATCGAGCTGGGCCTCGAGGTCGTTTTTCTGGGCGCGTGAATCGATGTGCGGGCTGGCGTTTTGCACGAACGGATTGGGATCGGTTTCGGCGAGATCGTTCTCGAAGCGGCTGTAGTAGAAGGAATCGCGCAGCCGCAGGGTCATGTTGCTGCCCAGCAGGGTTTGATAGGTGACACCGGTTTGCAGGCGGCGGGTATGCGTGTTCAAGCCGGCGGAGGCTTCCGGCACGCGCGTGATCTCATTGATGCTTTGAGCCGCGATGGCCTCGCCACCGTAGTTGTTGGCGAGATTGGCATAAGCCGTGAGGAACGACGTCGATGTGAAATTGTATTTCAGCTTGGTGTAGCCGTTGAAGCGGCGATAGTTGCCGTTTTGCGAGTAGCCGGTCGATTCCCGGCGGCCGAGCGAGGCGCGCACCCGCAACTTGCCGAACGCGCGCGAATGGGAAATATCCTGATAGTTGTAGAACTGCGTGCGCTCGGTGAAGCGCCATTCCGGATAGCGCGGCTTGTCGTAAATGCCGGTCGAGGTTTTGACGGCGGTGACCGGTTTCTCGCTCGGATCTTTGGTGATGATGTTGACCACGCCGCCCAGCGCGTTGCTGCCATACAGCGAGGAGGCCGCGCCTTTCACCACTTCCACGCGCTCGACTTCATTGGGCGGAATCTGATCCCACTTGATGTCGCCGCTGTCGCCGGGCAGCATCGGGACGCCGTCGACCAGCAGCAGGACGCGCGTGCCCGCGCCGCGGCTGTATCCGGAAGAGCCGCGGATGTTGATTTGCCCGCCCATCAGATTCACGCCCGGCGCAAACTCCAGCAGCCGGTCCAGCGAAACAAAATTCTGCTGCTCGATTTGGCGCGCATTCACGACGCTCAAGCTCACCGGTGTTTCCAAGAAGGACTGCGCCTTCTTGCTGGCGGTCACCACCACTTCCGGCACGTCAATGGCCGATTCGCGCAATTGAAAACTGAGGCGCGTGGTATCGCCGGCATTCACGCGCAGCACGGCACTCATGCTGGTGAGGTAACCGATCAAGGAGGCGCGCACGCGATAGTTGCCCGGCGGCACGCCGCGAATGAGGAAGCGGCCGTCAATATCGGAGGCCGCGCCGATGCTGGTGCCTTCGACGATGAGATTGACGCCGGGCAGCGCCTCCCGGGTCGTGGCCTCGCGCACGGTGCCGGCGATGACGCCGCGCGCCGCCGGGGTTTGCCCGTTGAGCGCGGCCCCGCCGGCAAGCAGCAGGGCGGTGAGGAGGAAATTTACCAACCGCTGGGAAAAACGTTCCATGAGTTCAGTCCCTGAATGATGGATGGAAAAACGTTCTGGCAATCGTCTGATTGATGCCAGGCGCGATCGCGCCGCCGGCTGAGCGGCATCTGGTTGATCATGGCAGGATGGGAGAGGGCGGCGACAAGCGTGCAAAGTCGGCAACGATATCGACGCCGGTGAGCAATTCTTTGTCAGGTACGGTGATGCTGGCAGGCCCATTGAGGCTGCCGTTCAGGCTGTAGACGCCCAGGGTGTCCAGGCCGCTGTAGTCGCTGCTGGCAAACTGTTTTTTGGGTTTCCACGCCAGCACCACCCATTCGTAGGTGCCGGGCGCCAGCGTGAGCGTGTAGTCGTAGCTGGAAACGAACCGCGGCAGTGTATCGCTGAAAACGGGAGGATTCAAGGCGATTTCGAAGACCGAGGCGGGCATTTTTTTGAACACCGCCACCCGCACCCATTCCGTCGTATCCGGCCATGCCCCCACGTAAGTGATGCGCCCGGAAATTCCCTCACGAATGGGCGCCAGCCCGTGATCCGTGCACGCGGGAACAATAATCATGAAGACAACGAAGCCAAGTGGGAGAAGCGAGATGGCGTGCTTCCGCATGTGTTTCCCTCACAGAAGTAGGTGGTAAAGCTCACGGCCGCGGGAGGCGCCGCGACGGTCAAATACCTCCGGTCGCCCGTGTGCCGGCCCGCTGCCGCCAAAAGTGAATCAAAAGCAAGGCGCAAATTACAGCACGAGATTATCATTGTCAACGGCGAAAATGGTGGCCGCAGGCATGAAGGCAATCGCAGTGCAGGCATCTTGCTTGCAGCAGACGTGACCTCAGCCCCAGCCCACGTCACTTAGGCATTACTCTTCGTGGGCTGCAATGACACCTCGACCGTTTGTTGCGGCACGTAGTTGACCCTTGCGTCTCGCGTGTCATTTCTGCAAACTTCTACCATTGTACCACGCCAGCACAACGCTTGCGTCTGCCCCTGACTTGGGTGAACCGCCGGCGCGGAGAATGATTGAAAAAGAATGAAAATCGAATATCTGCTGTTCAATTTGCTCGTTTTCGCCGGGCCGG encodes the following:
- a CDS encoding MotA/TolQ/ExbB proton channel family protein — translated: MQTVWHFLQQGGITMFPLGLCSLVGVAVIIEKLLSLRRRKVLTPEVVSVIESISSPQDVDLVLSVCQKHNGPLSNIIRTALEHRSLPHEQMKEIIIDRGRQEVRALERGLVALETVAAISPLLGLFGTVLGILKIFKVISQMGVGQAAALAGGISEALITTIVGLAIGIPALAVYNYFTKRAEDLVLDIEDQTSALLLKIRAFTPAGDPPRAGQAAAA
- a CDS encoding BlaI/MecI/CopY family transcriptional regulator, yielding MRSLAMKGIVCLAAMLLPLLLRAQTMPPLLPGAAHPHLDSLNLSSALPDSNEAIAVRADSSAAAVLRGETPEARLLRLRRQAFVEQMLAHASLGVMDSTLAFRLAAYVPVIGLTAEELARLQPQRDPIAEAVRRDQLGVPSLFNLGEALGKGVKYLANKTGLARSQPNLWTAIPSAAEVSVMKVLWQEGKATPAAIYARVDSLALTVKDLEVLLENLRARGWLTRAQVSPQNEFTAFGIVKFEMSRKNAKNREFLYQPVIHREDMLAYLDASAYSRQVRHAYGDDLVVAHLRQLMTILATEGTAGKN
- a CDS encoding divalent-cation tolerance protein CutA; this encodes MENLNDKLVVLVTAANAEEGAKLANLIVGQRLAACVNVLPGIRSFFWWQGKIDEQEEVLLIIKTTRPLLQELIATVQAHHSYQVPEIIALPIVAGAEDYLRWLVAEVKPHPVG
- a CDS encoding TonB-dependent receptor, whose product is MERFSQRLVNFLLTALLLAGGAALNGQTPAARGVIAGTVREATTREALPGVNLIVEGTSIGAASDIDGRFLIRGVPPGNYRVRASLIGYLTSMSAVLRVNAGDTTRLSFQLRESAIDVPEVVVTASKKAQSFLETPVSLSVVNARQIEQQNFVSLDRLLEFAPGVNLMGGQINIRGSSGYSRGAGTRVLLLVDGVPMLPGDSGDIKWDQIPPNEVERVEVVKGAASSLYGSNALGGVVNIITKDPSEKPVTAVKTSTGIYDKPRYPEWRFTERTQFYNYQDISHSRAFGKLRVRASLGRRESTGYSQNGNYRRFNGYTKLKYNFTSTSFLTAYANLANNYGGEAIAAQSINEITRVPEASAGLNTHTRRLQTGVTYQTLLGSNMTLRLRDSFYYSRFENDLAETDPNPFVQNASPHIDSRAQKNDLEAQLDIELNPVHSSTVGMSGTLNSINSTLFGTHDGRDFSAYLQHEWKATTALTLTGSLRFDYHWVDTGLREYHLNPRFGLVYVVSPSASLRLSSGRGFRAATMAELFTLTKASGFVVIPNPNLSSEIGWSHEIGGQFVLSNVFINPAVFWSDYEDLIEGRFVTKRNQNVIQFQNFNRARIRGAELDFNTSFWNRRLSLGGSYTYLDARQLERRNDVTGVTESSDEPLCYRPRHLLTGNATLTLGRYFLGVDSRYVSRVQFCVFPDQPNVAQRVTNFSAGVRLAPAEITLNVYNAFDYYYTQVESNLEPIRSVALTTAFLF
- a CDS encoding biopolymer transporter ExbD gives rise to the protein MQFYDSKFSFAASTRARSGRRVFINITSLIDVVFMLLMFFFISSTFIEQPGMKLDLPSAKSADVTQVESYILYIFKDGRIRLNEQELTLETLPAALQPAASQLAQTTLHLFADENVPHGKVVKVMDIAKQAGVKKLAIATIPEASGN
- a CDS encoding MBL fold metallo-hydrolase; its protein translation is MAATLAESAPPEIAHTITLTVLGSGTRVLLPERSMAGYALRCDDHLLLLDCGDGVIRRGLEAGLPLIAVDAILITHLHLDHIADLPPLLWALHGEGKQRQDRPLHLYGPPGLRNFYEGLAVLYGKWIDNIVVPIHVQEVSAQTFQAGPWQVHTLPMNHGVPANGYRLQAGSAVLAYTGDTGPCPEIAKLAAEAEVLIAECSFPNGQGLANHLTAGEVGEIARAANCRRVLLSHLYPESLAAPVVAQCREFFSGEVKLAGDLDRLTL